The following proteins are encoded in a genomic region of Micropterus dolomieu isolate WLL.071019.BEF.003 ecotype Adirondacks linkage group LG04, ASM2129224v1, whole genome shotgun sequence:
- the notum1b gene encoding inactive palmitoleoyl-protein carboxylesterase notum1b, whose amino-acid sequence MQCFIHTHFRDAFQEQHFDMQSRGVVRSLAGLSAARSCLLLLFIHMSAPVEAKRVQGGRAQTRRAQQQQPPAHRERVEGAESFPLDFTAVEGNMDNFMVQIKNLAQSLYPCSAQKLDQDMKLHFLKNASVTCNDGSPAGFYIKESKGSKRWLLFLEGGWYCFNKQTCDSRYETMRRLMSSTKWPQTRTGTGILSPQPEENPHWWNANMVFIPYCSSDVWSGATPKTDHSDYAFMGSLIIKEVVNELLTKGLDNGKVLLLAGSSAGGTGVLLNVDHVAEQLESQGHRGVQVRGLADSGWFLDNKQYKFTDCLDTISCAPTEAIKRGIRYWGGLVPESCRQAHVGEEWNCFFGYKVYPTLKSPVFVVQWLFDEAQLMVDNVHLTGQPVHEGQWRYIQKLGQELSSTLRDVPAMFAPACLSHELITRTYWMDIHVKGTSLPRALHCWDRSLQDNNHINSSNHNHQKHKTLPTRGCPLHLIDSCPWPHCNPSCPTIRDQLTGQEMSVIQFLKHMGFDVQKMAQQQGMDPRTLLGMLSNGN is encoded by the exons ATGCAGTgtttcattcacacacacttcagaGACGCATTCCAGGAacaacactttgacatgcagagcCGTGGTGTGGTGAGAAGTTTGGCCGGTCTGTCCGCGGCGCGCTCCTGCTTGCTGCTGCTCTTCATCCACATGAGCGCACCGGTGGAGGCGAAGAGAGTGCAGGGCGGTCGGGCGCAAACTCGACGggcgcagcagcagcagcctccgGCGCACAGGGAGCGGGTGGAAGGAGCAGAGAGCTTCCCGCTAGACTTTACAGCCGTGGAGGGTAACATGGACAACTTCATGGTGCAGATAAAGAACTTGGCACAGTCATTGTACCCGTGCTCTGCGCAGAAGCTGGACCAAGACATGAAGCTGCACTTCTTGAAGAACGCCTCTGTGACTTGCAATGACGGTTCACCAGCAGG GTTCTACATCAAGGAGTCTAAAGGCAGCAAGAGGTGGCTGCTGTTCTTAGAAG gtGGGTGGTACTGTTTCAACAAACAGACCTGTGACAGCAGGTATGAGACAATGAGGAGACTGATGAGCTCCACCAAGTGGCCACAGACCAGAACAG GAACAGGAATTCTGTCTCCTCAGCCGGAGGAAAACCCTCACTGGTGGAATGCCAACATGGT GTTCATCCCGTACTGCTCCAGCGACGTGTGGAGCGGAGCCACACCGAAGACAGATCACA GTGATTATGCGTTCATGGGCTCTCTGATCATTAAGGAAGTGGTGAACGAGCTGCTGACAAAAGGTCTGGACAATGGCAAGGTTCTGCTTCTGGCAGGAAGCAG TGCGGGGGGTACAGGTGTCTTACTGAACGTGGACCACGTTGCAGAGCAGCTGGAGTCACAGGGCCACCGAGGGGTGCAGGTCCGGGGTCTGGCTGACTCCGGATGGTTCCTGGACAACAAACAGTACAAATTCACAGACTGCCTGGATACCATCAGCTGTGCCCCCACTGAGGCCATAAAGAGAGGCATCAG GTACTGGGGCGGTttggtgccagagagctgcagacaGGCTCATGTGGGAGAGGAGTGGAACTGTTTCTTTGGATATAAGGTCTACCCCACGTTAAAAA GCCCGGTGTTCGTGGTGCAGTGGCTGTTTGATGAGGCCCAGCTGATGGTCGACAACGTCCACCTGACCGGACAGCCCGTCCACGAGGGCCAATGGAGGTACATACAGAAACTGGGACAGGAGCTGAGCAGCACGCTACGTGACGTACC GGCGATGTTTGCTCCGGCCTGTCTGTCGCACGAACTCATTACTAGAAC CTACTGGATGGACATTCACGTGAAAGGCACCTCCTTGCCCAGAGCCCTCCACTGCTGGGACCGCAGTCTCCAAGATAACAACCAcatcaacagcagcaaccacaaCCACCAAAAGCACAAGACCCTGCCCACGAGGGGCTGCCCTCTacatttgattgacagctgcCCGTGGCCTCACTGCAATCCGTCCTGTCCGACTATTCGTGACCAGCTGACGGGACAGGAGATGAGCGTGATCCAGTTCCTGAAGCACATGGGCTTTGACGTGCAGAAGATGGCCCAGCAGCAGGGGATGGACCCCAGGACACTACTGGGCATGCTCAGTAACGGGAATTGA
- the tmc8 gene encoding transmembrane channel-like protein 7 isoform X1, whose product MEEHGTVNFMRLLSDESTRSTVSSDSCEYYQTEIFDQLPSVQAIRAEQNRQGFGEPCQANQGGSEPGEKISHGHLSRGPKDKTSTQPLRNLVMCIQGKRDARDRRKMQISNIGFWESWRRSQTINRMRIWAQMRGALSGLLPWQNTLHTIKGRFGVGVKAYFVFLRYLVYLNLLHCALIWGFILGPTTFYGRSNSSEPLRFGRNDSVLDFFLGSGYLDRSPVFFGFYTRGSLNLPCLNTPLLYLGGILTILFLSLIMVVRRTTVGYKHTWMLGKRYSMNVSYKIFCGWDFNIQDPFSATLKHSFIRNDLKLLLEEQSFSLREAQRTLGQRVLRYLLRFILNLLVLSLLGGAFYLIYFAITKSETKSEHWLGSLILEYLPPITITFVNLFLPHIFRKISSFEDYSFTTQVNATLVRSIFLKLASLGIYLFFVFIKQHKQCWENIFGREMYKLCIFNFLATFCNAFLLNYPRKLLQEKYPSSLLARLSGKQRFLIHFNVLDLVHSQTVSWVGVYYCPLLPLIGTVTLMATFYIKKFGVLRCCVAEQRMFRASSSSVLFHFMLLLGLLMAVATLGFTFYQQNQDAVNTNMTSCGPFGNGETVLNVTGVCVDSLPGPVQTTLHYLSSEAFALPLILAEIIILTSYVSRKGANQKAIERLKDMLVMSSSDKRFLVKQHATMLRQKRNTNRVRSAAI is encoded by the exons ATGGAGGAGCACGGTACTGTCAACTTCATGAGACTGCTGTCAG ATGAGAGCACTCGTTCCACCGTGTCGTCGGACTCCTGTGAGTACTATCAGACAGAGATATTTGATCAGCTGCCCAGCGTCCAGGCCATCCGAGCCGAACAAAACAGACAGGGTTTTGGGGAACCCTGCCAGGCCAACCAGGGTGGCTCAGAGCCGGGGGAGAAGATAAGCCATGGCCACCTGTCCAGAGGACCAAAAGACAAGACATCTACACAGCCGCTCAGGAACCTGGTCATGTGTATTCAGGGGAAGAGAGATGCCAG GGACAGGAGGAAGATGCAAATCAGCAATATTGGTTTTTGGGAGTCCTGGAGGCGGAGCCAGACCATCAACAGGATGAGGATTTGGGCACAGATGAGAGGAGCTCTATCAGGCCTGTTGCCATGGCAGAACACTCTCCACACCATTAAAG GCAGGTTTGGAGTCGGCGTGAAGGCTTACTTTGTTTTCCTCAGATATCTGGTTTACTTGAACCTACTTCACTGTGCTCTTATCTGGGGTTTCATTCTGGGGCCCACAACATTTTATGGCAGGAGCAACAGCAGTG AACCTTTGAGGTTTGGACGCAATGACTCTGTTTTGGATTTCTTCCTGGGATCA GGCTACCTGGATCGTTCTCCAGTCTTCTTTGGCTTCTATACTCGTGGTTCCCTGAATTTGCCATGTTTGAATACACCTCTGCTGTACCTTGGTGGAATCCTCACTATCCTCTTCCTCAGTCTCATCATGGTGGTCCGTAG AACGACAGTTGGCTATAAGCACACCTGGATGCTGGGGAAGCGCTACAGTATGAATGTGAGCTATAAGATCTTTTGTGGTTGGGACTTCAATATCCAGGACCCTTTTTCTGCTACTCTCAAACATAGCTTCATCAGGAATGATCTCAAG CTGTTGCTGGAGGAGCAGAGTTTCTCCCTCCGCGAGGCTCAGAGGACACTTGGACAGCGGGTGCTTCGCTACCTGCTCAGGTTCATCCTCAACCTGCTTGTTCTATCTCTGCTGGGTGGAGCCTTCTACCTTATTTACTTCGCCATAACAAAATCAGAGACCAAG AGTGAGCACTGGTTGGGCAGTCTGATCCTGGAGTACCTCCCTCCCATCACCATCACCTTTGTCAACCTGTTCCTCCCTCACATCTTCCGCAAGATCTCATCTTTTGAAGACTACTCTTTCACCACGCAGGTTAATGCCACGCTTGTGAG GAGCATCTTCTTGAAGCTGGCCTCACTGGGGATTTACTTATTCTTCGTCTTCATAAAACAACATAAGCAA TGCTGGGAGAACATATTTGGTAGAGAGATGTACAAGCTGTGCATCTTCAACTTCCTCGCCACTTTCTGCAACGCCTTTCTCTTGAACTACCCCAGGAA GCTGCTGCAGGAGAAGTACCCTTCATCCTTGCTGGCCCGGCTGTCGGGGAAGCAGCGCTTTCTGAtccatttcaatgttttggatcTGGTGCACAGTCAGACAGTGTCCTGGGTGGGAGTCTACTACTGCCCTCTGCTGCCTCTAATAGGAACTGTAACACTGATGGCTACGTTCTACATCAAAAAG TTCGGGGTCCTGCGTTGCTGTGTGGCAGAGCAGAGGATGTTTCGAGCCTCCAGCTCCTCCGTTTTATTCCACTTCATGTTGCTGCTCGGCCTCCTCATGGCTGTAGCCACACTGGGCTTCACTTTCTACCAGCAAAACCAAGACGCAGTGAACACAAACAT gacCTCCTGTGGTCCATTTGGAAACGGAGAAACTGTGTTAAATgtgacaggagtgtgtgtggacAGTCTCCCGGGGCCGGTACAGACCACTCTCcactacctgtcctctgaggcCTTCGCTCTGCCGCTCATACTAGCTGAGAT TATCATCTTAACCTCCTACGTGTCACGAAAAGGAGCCAATCAGAAGGCCATTGAGAGACTGAAAGACATGCTGGTTATG AGCAGCTCAGATAAGCGTTTCCTGGTGAAGCAACATGCCACAATGCTCAGACAAAAGAGAAACACCAATAGAGTCCGTTCTGCGGCCATTTAA
- the tmc6b gene encoding transmembrane channel-like protein 6b yields the protein MAHNVNFDLMHPLVEAGLESPLDEEGVHNSFSQLIAEQSQNEELSDAFELQELQRALDEEVGDDVPNLFSPGHGFTGNRQGQSEVEWEDDERQTDAFLGERWSSATLKVLSSMPSRTIGRSRGAIISQYYNRTMQLRRRRQSRPSIRDFSRSSRPSIRGYGVETDSADSEVSKRERLVNNLQNLSVGDRIRMLRAMPLSVAEKSELRRLALQKERRSLSGNKIPCCSQLKYYIIIAARQSWYSWLSFLHSLQLWQVALKRVSGRFGTGVLSYFLFLKTLLFFNFFLFLVTGAFLVLPQAVHPPVLPEGRRPFSGLELLSGTGYFSDTVMFYGYYSNYTLHKSCKDNFGRQNVSVSNETRLDCLSKRHSYNMPLAYFFTIGSAFFITCIILVYSMSKSFGQSFRIDKSHSILAMKVFCSWDFKVIKKSSVKLMSENISTQLKELLADVKQMDVKNSVCQQLWTLMVHLLAWTICIASTTACALGIYYFSDYMHQNLQQSYNSTVSDPLHEASLLAVPVLVSLINLLLPGLFNLAAWMEDYESPSVRTYVAIGRNLMLKVSVLGVLCYHWLGRVAADPKIIKLTCWESFVGQELYRFLLMDFIFTLLDTLFGELLWRLFSEKVLKRRRKPVFDIARNVLELIYGQTLAWLGVLFTPLLPAVQILKLFLLFYIKKSSVMMNCQAPRRPYRVSQMTTIFITLLCFPSFLGASVCVTYTMWSITPSSSCGPFRGLKTMIQAGKRWVEQLEKDNPNLSLLARAHSYLVENPFFLFVGAGIFLIVIYFHSQVVDGQRKIIGLLQEQIENEGEDKKFLITRLQSIHEQKRTPARRLTSQDSNC from the exons ATGGCTCATAATGTTAACTTTGACCTGATGCACCCTCTCGTCGAAGCTGGACTAGA GAGCCCGTTAGATGAGGAAGGTGTTCACAACTCGTTCAGCCAGCTGATAGCAGAGCAGAGTCAGAATGAAGAACTGTCTGACGCCTTTGAGCTGCAGGAGCTGCAGAGAGCACTGGACGAGGAGGTTGGAG ACGATGTGCCCAACCTGTTCAGCCCAGGACATGGGTTTACAGGAAATAGGCAGGGGCAAAGCGAGGTGGAATGGGAGGATgatgaaagacagacagacgccTTCTTAGGTGAACGTTGGTCCTCGGCCACCTTGAAGGTCCTGTCCTCCATGCCCAGTCGCACCATTG GTCGCAGCAGAGGAGCCATCATCTCTCAGTACTACAACAGGACCATGCAGCTTCGGAGACGGAGGCAGAGCAGACCTTCCATCCGAGACTTCTCTCGCTCCTCCAGACCGAGCATACGAGGCTACGGCGTGGAGACAGACAGTGCTGACTCAGAGG tgagtAAGAGGGAACGtttggtgaacaacctgcagaaCCTGTCAGTAGGCGACAGAATCCGGATGCTCAGAGCCATGCCACTCAGCGTGGCTGAGAAGAGTGAACTCAG GAGGTTAGCATTACAGAAGGAGAGACGGTCACTTTCTGGCAATAAGATCCCCTGTTGCAGTCAGCTCAAATATTACATCATCATT GCTGCACGACAGAGTTGGTACAGCTGGCTGTCCTTCCTGCACTCTCTCCAGCTGTGGCAAGTGGCGCTCAAGAGAGTGAGTGGGCGTTTCGGCACTGGGGTCCTCTCATACTTCCTGTTCCTCAAGACCCTGCTCTTCTTCAACTTCTTCCTGTTCCTGGTGACTGGTGCGTTCTTGGTGCTGCCTCAGGCAGTGCATCCTCCAGTGCTGCCTGAGGGGAGACGCCCCTTCTCTGGACTGGAGCTCCTTTCTGGGACG GGATACTTCTCAGACACAGTGATGTTTTATGGGTACTACAGTAACTACACATTGCATAAGAGCTGCAAGGATAATTTTGGACGGCAGAATGTCTCTGTGTCCAATGAAACCAGGCTGGACTGTTTATCGAAGCGCCACTCTTACAACATGCCGCTTGCATACTTCTTCACCATAGGAAGCGCTTTCTTCATCACATGCATCATCCTTGTGTACAG CATGTCAAAGTCGTTCGGTCAGAGCTTCCGAATCGACAAATCTCACAGTATTTTGGCCATGAAGGTCTTCTGCTCCTGGGATTTCAAGGTCATTAAGAAATCCTCTGTTAAACTCATGTCTGAGAATATCTCCACCCAGCTCAAG GAGCTGCTAGCGGATGTGAAACAAATGGATGTCAAGAACTCTGTGTGCCAGCAGCTGTGGACACTGATGGTTCATCTCCTGGCATGGACTATCTGCATAGCCAGCACCACTGCCTGTGCGCTTGGTATTTACTACTTCTCTGATTACATGCACCAG AACCTGCAGCAAAGTTATAATTCTACTGTCAGTGACCCCTTGCATGAGGCCAGCCTTCTGGCTGTCCCCGTGTTGGTGTCCCTCATCAACCTGCTGCTGCCTGGCCTGTTCAACCTCGCAGCCTGGATGGAGGACTATGAGTCACCTTCTGTACGCACATATGTCGCCATTGGCAG AAACCTGATGTTGAAAGTAAGCGTGCTTGGAGTCCTGTGCTACCACTGGCTGGGCCGGGTGGCTGCTGACCCTAAAATTATTAAACTGACG TGCTGGGAGAGTTTTGTTGGCCAGGAGCTTTATCGTTTCCTACTCATGGACTTCATCTTCACTCTGCTGGACACCTTGTTTGGAGAGCTTCTTTGGAG GTTGTTTTCTGAGAAAGttctgaagaggaggaggaaacctGTCTTTGATATCGCCAGGAACGTCCTTGAACTCATATATGGGCAGACGCTGGCCTG gtTGGGTGTGCTCTTCACTCCTCTTCTGCCTGCAGTGCAGATTCTCAAACTCTTCCTGCTCTTCTACATTAAGAAG AGCAGCGTGATGATGAACTGTCAGGCCCCCAGGAGGCCATACAGAGTCAGCCAGATGACGACCATCTTCATCACTCTCCTCTGCTTCCCCTCCTTCCTCGGTGCCTCTGTTTGTGTCACATACACCATGTGGAG TATCACACCCTCCTCGTCGTGCGGCCCGTTCCGTGGGCTCAAAACAATGATCCAGGCGGGGAAGCGCTGGGTGGAACAACTGGAAAAAGACAATCCCAACCTGTCTCTGCTGGCCAGGGCTCACTCCTACCTGGTGGAAAACCCTTTCTTCCTGTTCGTAGGAGCAGGTATCTTTCT GATAGTCATCTACTTCCACAGTCAGGTGGTGGACGGTCAAAGGAAGATCATTGGCTTACTACAGGAGCAGATTGAAAAT GAGGGAGAGGATAAGAAGTTCCTGATCACTCGCCTCCAGTCAATCCATGAGCAAAAACGAACCCCCGCTCGAAGACTCACAAGCCAG gACTCAAACTGTTGA
- the tmc8 gene encoding transmembrane channel-like protein 7 isoform X2, with the protein MEEHGTVNFMRLLSDESTRSTVSSDSCEYYQTEIFDQLPSVQAIRAEQNRQGFGEPCQANQGGSEPGEKISHGHLSRGPKDKTSTQPLRNLVMCIQGKRDARDRRKMQISNIGFWESWRRSQTINRMRIWAQMRGALSGLLPWQNTLHTIKGRFGVGVKAYFVFLRYLVYLNLLHCALIWGFILGPTTFYGRSNSSEPLRFGRNDSVLDFFLGSGYLDRSPVFFGFYTRGSLNLPCLNTPLLYLGGILTILFLSLIMVVRRTTVGYKHTWMLGKRYSMNVSYKIFCGWDFNIQDPFSATLKHSFIRNDLKLLLEEQSFSLREAQRTLGQRVLRYLLRFILNLLVLSLLGGAFYLIYFAITKSETKSEHWLGSLILEYLPPITITFVNLFLPHIFRKISSFEDYSFTTQVNATLVRSIFLKLASLGIYLFFVFIKQHKQCWENIFGREMYKLCIFNFLATFCNAFLLNYPRKLLQEKYPSSLLARLSGKQRFLIHFNVLDLVHSQTVSWVGVYYCPLLPLIGTVTLMATFYIKKFGVLRCCVAEQRMFRASSSSVLFHFMLLLGLLMAVATLGFTFYQQNQDAVNTNMTSCGPFGNGETVLNVTGVCVDSLPGPVQTTLHYLSSEAFALPLILAEIIILTSYVSRKGANQKAIERLKDMLVMLR; encoded by the exons ATGGAGGAGCACGGTACTGTCAACTTCATGAGACTGCTGTCAG ATGAGAGCACTCGTTCCACCGTGTCGTCGGACTCCTGTGAGTACTATCAGACAGAGATATTTGATCAGCTGCCCAGCGTCCAGGCCATCCGAGCCGAACAAAACAGACAGGGTTTTGGGGAACCCTGCCAGGCCAACCAGGGTGGCTCAGAGCCGGGGGAGAAGATAAGCCATGGCCACCTGTCCAGAGGACCAAAAGACAAGACATCTACACAGCCGCTCAGGAACCTGGTCATGTGTATTCAGGGGAAGAGAGATGCCAG GGACAGGAGGAAGATGCAAATCAGCAATATTGGTTTTTGGGAGTCCTGGAGGCGGAGCCAGACCATCAACAGGATGAGGATTTGGGCACAGATGAGAGGAGCTCTATCAGGCCTGTTGCCATGGCAGAACACTCTCCACACCATTAAAG GCAGGTTTGGAGTCGGCGTGAAGGCTTACTTTGTTTTCCTCAGATATCTGGTTTACTTGAACCTACTTCACTGTGCTCTTATCTGGGGTTTCATTCTGGGGCCCACAACATTTTATGGCAGGAGCAACAGCAGTG AACCTTTGAGGTTTGGACGCAATGACTCTGTTTTGGATTTCTTCCTGGGATCA GGCTACCTGGATCGTTCTCCAGTCTTCTTTGGCTTCTATACTCGTGGTTCCCTGAATTTGCCATGTTTGAATACACCTCTGCTGTACCTTGGTGGAATCCTCACTATCCTCTTCCTCAGTCTCATCATGGTGGTCCGTAG AACGACAGTTGGCTATAAGCACACCTGGATGCTGGGGAAGCGCTACAGTATGAATGTGAGCTATAAGATCTTTTGTGGTTGGGACTTCAATATCCAGGACCCTTTTTCTGCTACTCTCAAACATAGCTTCATCAGGAATGATCTCAAG CTGTTGCTGGAGGAGCAGAGTTTCTCCCTCCGCGAGGCTCAGAGGACACTTGGACAGCGGGTGCTTCGCTACCTGCTCAGGTTCATCCTCAACCTGCTTGTTCTATCTCTGCTGGGTGGAGCCTTCTACCTTATTTACTTCGCCATAACAAAATCAGAGACCAAG AGTGAGCACTGGTTGGGCAGTCTGATCCTGGAGTACCTCCCTCCCATCACCATCACCTTTGTCAACCTGTTCCTCCCTCACATCTTCCGCAAGATCTCATCTTTTGAAGACTACTCTTTCACCACGCAGGTTAATGCCACGCTTGTGAG GAGCATCTTCTTGAAGCTGGCCTCACTGGGGATTTACTTATTCTTCGTCTTCATAAAACAACATAAGCAA TGCTGGGAGAACATATTTGGTAGAGAGATGTACAAGCTGTGCATCTTCAACTTCCTCGCCACTTTCTGCAACGCCTTTCTCTTGAACTACCCCAGGAA GCTGCTGCAGGAGAAGTACCCTTCATCCTTGCTGGCCCGGCTGTCGGGGAAGCAGCGCTTTCTGAtccatttcaatgttttggatcTGGTGCACAGTCAGACAGTGTCCTGGGTGGGAGTCTACTACTGCCCTCTGCTGCCTCTAATAGGAACTGTAACACTGATGGCTACGTTCTACATCAAAAAG TTCGGGGTCCTGCGTTGCTGTGTGGCAGAGCAGAGGATGTTTCGAGCCTCCAGCTCCTCCGTTTTATTCCACTTCATGTTGCTGCTCGGCCTCCTCATGGCTGTAGCCACACTGGGCTTCACTTTCTACCAGCAAAACCAAGACGCAGTGAACACAAACAT gacCTCCTGTGGTCCATTTGGAAACGGAGAAACTGTGTTAAATgtgacaggagtgtgtgtggacAGTCTCCCGGGGCCGGTACAGACCACTCTCcactacctgtcctctgaggcCTTCGCTCTGCCGCTCATACTAGCTGAGAT TATCATCTTAACCTCCTACGTGTCACGAAAAGGAGCCAATCAGAAGGCCATTGAGAGACTGAAAGACATGCTGGTTATG CTCAGATAA